The Carassius carassius chromosome 34, fCarCar2.1, whole genome shotgun sequence genome has a segment encoding these proteins:
- the LOC132115163 gene encoding small nuclear ribonucleoprotein Sm D3-like produces MSIGVPIKVLHEAEGHIVTCETTSGEVYRGKLIEAEDNMNCQMANMTVTYRDGRVSQLEQVYIRGSKIRFLILPDMLKNAPMLKSMKNKNQAAGAGRGKAAILKAQVAARGRGRGGGPGRGNVFQKRR; encoded by the exons ATGTCCATCGGTGTGCCCATCAAAGTCCTTCATGAAGCAGAGGGACACATAGTCACCTGTGAGACCACCAGCGGGGAGGTTTACAGGGGCAAACTGATCGAGGCTGAGGACAACATGAACTGCCAG ATGGCAAACATGACAGTCACATACAGGGACGGCCGTGTATCTCAGCTGGAGCAGGTGTATATTCGTGGCAGTAAGATCAGGTTCCTCATCCTTCCAGACATGCTGAAAAATGCTCCTATGTTAAAGAGTATGAAGAACAAAAATCAGGCCGCTGGTGCCGGTCGAGGAAAAGCAGCTATTCTCAAAGCCCAAG TGGCTGCCAGAGGCCGTGGCCGGGGTGGAGGACCAGGACGAGGGAACGTGTTCCAGAAAAGGCGctag
- the LOC132114468 gene encoding protein GUCD1-like isoform X2 has translation MNDDVMLNVPVIRQLYHWDCGLACSRMVLEYLHPVSEEEFQRACLDLEITESVWTIDLAYLMCKLGVRHCFYTQTLGVDKGFRNQSFYKKHFDTEEDRVNELFLRAESKGVLVKKCSVNIQEIQSHLEQGHVAIVLVNAVVLVCELCSMPVKYCCFLPVGQKCFCRKPDYQGHFVVVCGFNRRTGSIFYNNPAYSDRVCCTSFGNFEEARRSYGTDEDILFIYKDG, from the exons ATGAACG ATGATGTGATGTTAAATGTACCGGTCATCCGGCAGCTGTACCACTGGGATTGTGGCTTGGCCTGTTCGAGAATGGTACTAGA GTATTTACATCCGGTTAGTGAGGAGGAATTTCAGAGAGCGTGTTTGGACTTGGAGATCACAGAAAGCGTGTGGACTATTGATCTGGCTTATCTCATGTGTAAGCTGGGGGTCAGACATTGCTTCTACACACAGACACTCGGTGTAGACAAGGGCTTCAGGAATCAG tctttctacaaaaaacattttgacaCAGAGGAGGACAGGGTGAATGAACTATTTCTGAGGGCTGAAAGCAAAGGAGTCCTTGTGAAAAaatg CTCTGTTAATATTCAGGAGATCCAGAGCCACCTGGAGCAGGGTCATGTGGCCATAGTGCTGGTCAACGCAGTCGTGTTGGTGTGTGAGCTGTGCTCCATGCCTGTTAAATACTGCTGTTTCCTTCCTGTGGGTCAGAAGTGCTTTTGCAGGAAGCCGGATTACCAGGGCCACTTTGTAGTGGTGTGTGGATTTAACCGCAGAACCGGCAGCATCTTCTACAACAATCCCGCCTACTCGGACC GTGTGTGCTGCACAAGCTTTGGTAATTTTGAGGAGGCCAGAAGAAGCTATGGAACTGACGAGGACATTCTGTTCATCTACAAAGACGGTTGA
- the LOC132114468 gene encoding protein GUCD1-like isoform X1, with amino-acid sequence MNDDVMLNVPVIRQLYHWDCGLACSRMVLEYLHPVSEEEFQRACLDLEITESVWTIDLAYLMCKLGVRHCFYTQTLGVDKGFRNQSFYKKHFDTEEDRVNELFLRAESKGVLVKKCSVNIQEIQSHLEQGHVAIVLVNAVVLVCELCSMPVKYCCFLPVGQKCFCRKPDYQGHFVVVCGFNRRTGSIFYNNPAYSDRMYCEVLTLSLKTPQFFHIFQCKTLKNTHKTIEYG; translated from the exons ATGAACG ATGATGTGATGTTAAATGTACCGGTCATCCGGCAGCTGTACCACTGGGATTGTGGCTTGGCCTGTTCGAGAATGGTACTAGA GTATTTACATCCGGTTAGTGAGGAGGAATTTCAGAGAGCGTGTTTGGACTTGGAGATCACAGAAAGCGTGTGGACTATTGATCTGGCTTATCTCATGTGTAAGCTGGGGGTCAGACATTGCTTCTACACACAGACACTCGGTGTAGACAAGGGCTTCAGGAATCAG tctttctacaaaaaacattttgacaCAGAGGAGGACAGGGTGAATGAACTATTTCTGAGGGCTGAAAGCAAAGGAGTCCTTGTGAAAAaatg CTCTGTTAATATTCAGGAGATCCAGAGCCACCTGGAGCAGGGTCATGTGGCCATAGTGCTGGTCAACGCAGTCGTGTTGGTGTGTGAGCTGTGCTCCATGCCTGTTAAATACTGCTGTTTCCTTCCTGTGGGTCAGAAGTGCTTTTGCAGGAAGCCGGATTACCAGGGCCACTTTGTAGTGGTGTGTGGATTTAACCGCAGAACCGGCAGCATCTTCTACAACAATCCCGCCTACTCGGACCGTATGTATTGTGAAGTTTTGACATTATCCTTAAAAACACCACAATTCTTTCACATTTTTCaatgcaaaacattaaaaaacacacataaaaccaTTGAATATGGTTAA